The nucleotide window CACAAAAAAATTAGGCCCcattttttacaaaagaaattaatacagcacatgtggtttttatataatttttttctcctataCAGAGAGCAAGTTTTGGGTATTGTATTTAAAACTTTGTTATGGCTGGTGCACTATACATTGATGAACATTTACTAGGACatgaaataataacaataatgagtAAGATAGAAATGGCAACTTGACATGTGGATAAGGTGAATGCAAAGTAATATGGCTAGCAATAAGCAGTATGGGGTTTtcaataatttgtctctgtgttcCCATATCCATACATGTAGTTTGTGTGTAGTATTAGTATAAAGAAAATGTTAATTAGTATCCTATGAATATTAGTTAagaaacttaaatataaatatttttattaggagACAACAAATTACACTATTTATGTTTTAGTTACTAAACAAATACCCTAATGACCATGATTAACAAACCAAATGGGGTTGGTCGCATTTATTCATGTAAAGGTAAAGCCATTCGGTGCGATGGTATAACTCATTCATGCAAAAACCTTATCCGTAGGGGCAAAATGAAATTGGCTTTTTGGTCGGAAGTTGAGGCAGAAAGCCTAATGTAGAGTTGTAGTGATGTGTTCTTGTGGTGGCACATCACAAGGCAAAGACAACAATCCTCATAACTTCTCatgtaaacaaaatattttatcagaGATAGCGAAACCTATGCCCTTCATTATTGAACCTGAGGTGACCTTCCCTTCTCTCTTCCAATGCTCTTtcgcttttctttttcctttgatgGAACTCACAATGCACACTCCTTACCAATGTGAATGTGTACTGCACCCACCAACCATGTGTGCCACagagtgagagagaaagaaacttAAACAATACGTcgaatgtttaattaatatatagtcAATCATTGAAACACCCTTCTTTTTTACTACTATTTGAGCTAGGGGGAAAAAGAGATGTATTTAATGTGTCATTTTTCATACAACGACTTGACCAGATATATAGATTGTGCTTAGACGGGTTTGAAGGAATTCTGTTTCTATTTAGTCAAtaatggaagcttgcttgataCGTAGGCATCAATCAACTTCATCTTATTCAACTACAagcttatattaattaaatataaagcaaaatcattttgttAATTGGGATTTATATTCCAAAGTTTGAAAATGGAAATCTTTCTATATGGAGAGGGGAAATTCGGTCTCAGAGTTTGGAGCAAACTTTCTAAGTAATAATTTCACGGATTCATATGAAAGTACTAATAATTTCACGGAGTAAGACGTAAGATTGGCAATCCCAAAAAGCCATATAATTGACTACTAATTACTCATCATATAGCTTTTGAATTAAGTTTGCAGAATTTATTATGTTGACTAGTTAAGGTGATGAAATTTCGAACTAACTATAGTGATAGTACTATCTTGCTTCTCCATAATTCACAAAGACCAGCATAACCAACTCTTTGACGGTTGACTTGAGTTTAAAAGttctataaagaaaaaatggagATTGAATTTTGTGGcaaagaaaaacatttaaaacgcataaacttcaataaaatattacataGTAAGGCTGTTCAATTTGATTACTGGAAAATGAATCTAATACTACTTCTATAATGGAAATGCAAATAGTCAAGTAATGAAACACAAGTGATTAgtgtgttaaaattaaaattagatcttTTATATAGTATCTAAGTTTAATCTGCAATAgaaaaaattcttaataaaattttacttaccttcctatcaaattttagattaattatttattttttttcttggtggATCAGAGGGttaatagaaaaaatgaaaatacaaataaaaaaaacccacAAAAATCCTACTTTCGTATGTTGTTCGAGGGTTCTACGTAATACTTATAACAACATAAATATAAGTCTATGCCACTAATTGAtcgccttttcttttcttatttttgttcttatgtggaaatataaaaataaattttcttattgCCCGACAAGTTAAAAGAGGACAAAATAATTGAAGTTGTTTTGGTGGTTCGCTTCTCTTCTTTTCATGCTATTGATAGGTGGAAATTGCAATACGTAATGAAACTTTTCCATGAAACAGAGGCAGAGGGATGAGATCAGGGGAGccatgttttctttctttcactatCTCTCACTATACAAGCCTCTGCATCTGTGTCATCTATAAATAAACAGCAAGCATGGTTAGTGCTCTCTTAATTAAATTGCAACTTCTGCTCCTTTATATTTAAATCATACAATTTAAAGTCTGTGTCAAATTGTTTAAAAGAGTTTATACATATTAAATGTAAAATACTATCAACTAATTATGATCATtcttaagataattttaaaaataattatttttaattaacttatcatacataataactttttttaaaatttgtaggaATTAAAGACCGTATCAAGacatttataataactcatgtATACTTCTTAATCAATTGAGATGAACTCTTTAAAGAGACTTACATGacaatttgtgattaaaaataataaaaaaacttttatatattatcaatacataaactatttatttttatctaaatatcaaataattgattatgtGTACTTATTTCgttgatttttttatcttttacacaCACATATTGACACATATTTATAAAGTTTATTTGtccaaaattaaagtttattcCGGGAAGTTCATTTGTCCCCCGACCCCGAAGGAGACGTGTTGTTCCGTCTGTTTTACTGTATCATTCCTGTGGACTGTGATGGTTGGGTATCTCGTGTTTGTGACCTTTTgtcattctaattaaattctggaaccaaaatacagaaaaaaaaaatattttttttcagtttataAATCGAGACTTTAATTTATCCTGTCTAGTTTGTGGAATACTAACTTAGACGAATGAGTGAATGCCCCGCATAATATTGAAAAGCATATCACATGGTTGAGGACCAATGTTGGAACTTAAGATGGTTTCGTTCTTCTGCAGGtgctttaaatttattattattcgtAGTCATATGCATGAGAGTTTCTCGCTAGTTTAATCCTtatcaatcaattttgtttgctTTGCTTACCAAGTTTGGGTTTAATTGACTATGAAGGAGGACATATAGTTCAAGCTACGAAGCTTCTCACTCCAACGTATATTGGACGGACGGAGAAATGTCTTTGTCCAATCAACCTAGCTAGCTATTGTAATATAGTACGTAGCTTCTGGTAAGAATTTGTCACGCTTAAGTTCCATGCTTCTTTTGTGCAATACCTTGTGTTTCTAGCAAATTTCACATTTGTTTCTTTGGTATCAATGACGATATGCTTTTTACCAACTATAGGATTAGCACAACTAACATTAATACTTAGacataaaattatcttttttatttcagtTAATCTATCGATAGTAAACATCAATCAATTGCGGTACGTGCCTTATGCATTAATTGTAAAACAAGTTATAAAATTCTAAAAGTTTTATTCTACAAAAGCATGTAATGATCGATAGGTTTTATAATTTCCTATAactatactaaaaaaaaaagtaaaaagtacaCATTGAATATCTCTACTAAATAATCAACAAAACTATTAAATTTTCACTATTTGTGTGAGAAGAGAgttagaaaaaaatagttattttaggataaatagtcatttttatctGTGAATATATAGAGCGTTTGACAAATACGTtttcaaaagatgaaaattcaaattttagtccaCGTGAAAAGAGTGCGACAACCATATATCTGTTAACTTTCTTCCGTTATCATTAATGAAAGAGTATACGTGATATATCTAGGGACGAATTTGTCAACGCTCTACACATTTAGAGACGAAAATGACTGTTtacctaaaatataatttaatctacatctttttctcttttttaatcgTTATAAGCATAATATTACAATAGTCAATTAAAAAAGTGGGAAAGTAAATATAAGTTAGAACAAacacataatattgattaataagcatAGTATGTTTGTTGTTTTGAAATTTGTGTTCTGACAATATTAAATAGTGACAAAATTAAGTTaggtatcaattttttttataaagattaacTTAATGGTTGTATATTTTTGTTAGAGTATTATATTTTGGGTAAGATACTATCACATCAAAAATTTCATAACAATAGATAGATTAtacttattaatcaatattatgcttagtattatatttgttctaacttatgtttgttttcatattttttaaaaggggGAAAGAGGaaaattaaactatattttgGTAAATATTCATTTTCGTCTGTGAATGTGTAGAGTGTGCTGACAAATTTATTTCTGAATGTGTCATATAGACTCTTTCACTAACGGTAAAGGATCAAAGTTAACAGATAAATagatttgtcacacttttttcacttttggaaactaaaaattgaatttttatttttcgagAACGAACTTGTTAGCGCTCCACACaatcatgaatgaaaatgaCTATATacccttgtttttattttgttttattttcttaaaattttaaattttttcatagcatataaaataataaataattttgtgttcagaaaaataattgtatagtaaaaaaattaatccttttttagttaattttaatttttattcagtataaaatttatataaattatttatttattcattttcaccAACGCTTGTATTTATCCAAATAagtaaagtgatttttttaattctttattttttttttcgtccAAACAACACATTATTGTtactcaattatttatttatttgtttgtttattttacttCTATCATTATGATTTCTTTTCTAATTGTTTCTTTCCCTCTATTTCACTCCAAACACAATATagtatctttatattttaatttatttctcatttaaaaaaatccataataatttaaagaataattaaCCTActggtattttttatattaatgaataaacccattgtactttttattttaaagactaTAACCcacaacattatttttattttaaagaatatcccattgtatttttatttttaaagaataacccatagtatttttaattatttattttaaaatatttcttatatttcaaTTTGACTATCACGATCTCCCTtctgtttaaataattttgtgtttcaatttatgatattaaattttagcTTGCAACACATGGGTTCGATATTCACTAGCTAGTTTATTTATCTAAGTACACCTTCtccttaatttataaaattaaacgcATGTTTATCATATTTTGATCTGTGTACGTCCCATGTCCCCAATTGCCTGTGgactaaaaaaatgtttctttaaaatttgtGGGTGAACCCTCTGCTCTAGACTTATTATCAACTTTTtgttcatgttgattatttattttacaataacAAGAATGAGGTTTAAATTTAGGATCTCATATAAATGATTCAAACTTTCTATTATTAGATCGATTCTAATGAGCTTGGTGAACTTGATTTTTTCTATTACATGTGTtgtgttaaataaaaataaataataaaatttgaacctaACCGGATCCAAATAATatcaactttaatttttatgtgttATTAATGTAAAATCTTTTACACGAATAACTGATGACTAAAAATTAACATGATCATAATTTTTaagtcaatatttttattatacatgCTATATgctatataattaaatgataatataaaatatatttagattaTGAATGGGTTTAAATTAAATCCATTAATATCTAGAAAAAGCGTTGTGAAATATTAAAACGAAGCaatgcatttaaaaaataaaatactgaaTTGCAGCATTTGGAACTACAcctttatcataattaaaatctgAAAGAAAACTATTGAATACTTGAAATTAAAGGATCTAACTGAATAGACGAACCAACACAACCTAATATCTCAAACAGCTTGGTGAAAATGGGAATGGAGCATAAATTGAATAACGACATCTCCATCTACCTCAAATAATTTTCTTCACCCACGGGGTGTCTGTGTCCTCTGGCCCAGCCTGATTGCCAGCTAGCAAATGCGATGggaaatgttaatttttattttctattaatttttttcttttgaaaaacccttttatatataatctttgcgatatcaaataaaattttaggttTCATGTAGTTCTTTTTTCAATGATTCAGGGATCGCGCAAATACaactatatttttcttataaatttactATACAATGTGTATTTTCTTGTGTAAGATATATTATCCTATAGTATTAGCACAAATATGTAAAAATGGCATAAAATGGTAATCCTAATTGAATTTTATTCCACTAATTTTAAAACTTGTGAATTAAGatgtattttttcctttcataattttattaagatGAATTATGATTTATCTTTTAAACAAGATTGtgcattttataaaaataatggaccaaaataaaatagtagAAACGATCGAGAGATTCTATGATTGTTGTCCGTAGGTTTAATAATTGGAGCATCATGAAGGCTGTGTGTTCCTCCGccatatatttttgtttcctgAAGAAAATGATGGAAATTGCGTGACTTGAAACTTCTTCTTTTAAAGCttaatataagaattttttgtCTGACTAGAGTTTTCAGTTTTCATAAGATTGCACGTATAAAGCTAAACTCCGTAAATGGAATGTAACGTATATAGCACTGCAAATTTGTTACATATGTTATGAACCagtaaattatgatttttttaggtTATCATGacattgaaatatttatttattttattttatttaaaattaatttttcttaaaaaatttgacTGACCATcactttattgaatttttttatccaaccaCATTGATACCTTacgtaaaaaaataaactagaaaAATCGTAACTTGTTAAACTAGAAAAATGAActaaagcaaaaagaaaaaaaaatagttgaaacaAACTGCACAACACAATAGAGCCAGacatatatatagaaattaacCAACAAAGTTGATCTAAGCAGCaaaatttttcttgttcttctgtttgaattttgtaaactgaaaaaaaaaacattaaaatgattttaatttttaaatttaacttacATTAATAAGAATTTCACTTTCAGATATTGAGGTTTAAGATTATAATAAAAGcaaaacataattattattatttattttgtttatgctAATGTTttttaagacaattatattttgagatATAATTAGatactaaatataaataatttttctaatgaTGATTCAATCCTTAATTTATTAAGTTATAAAGACTAACTCTATCAGTTAAACTCAGCCTTATtagtattgattattttttagtgtCATAAATTATTGTTCAAACATGAATTTAATATGTTAGTGGGACGCGGACTTctaaaaaatgtcaataataTATAATGTCTTGAAATCAAGAAATTTGGAAAGATTTACTATGATTAGAGACATGACTAATATTATCTTTATAAGGTTgtgatcatttttattttataagcctattttgtaaaattaaactAAGCAATAATCAGAACTTATCTTATATCTACTATTAAGTCTTTCCTCAATGTACCATAAAAAAATCTACTATTAACTCACTCTTATTAGGGGTTATCTTGAGATCCTATCAACTAAAAATACAATCAATGTTGTCTTTATAACATTCGGGCTAGCCTTACCTTAATCGGAATTGAGTTGAACATAAACCCAAATTGTAACAAAATCAAACATTAATTAAGGTTTGATGAGGTAATTGTCCAAAGAATATGGCCAACAAGATAACCAATTCTCTTCCTCACAGCAAGACAATGAACTGAATGAAGTACATATCTTCCTCTTTCGCTTTGTACACAACACACGGCAGTTGGGTAGTAAATATATATTCTGCACAAACCAAAAGTTTCCATAAAAAGGTGCCCAaactaaggttgagcacacatGTGTGAATGGACCATATCTTTattcaacaaaatttaatattgacactaacgaaaatatttaaaaagtagtACAATTGGTGCTAAAAAGACAGTTGGAACTAAgaaaagtaataattatttttttgacagaaggtaatattaatatttttttaatttctctctccATTATAATACCCCATATAGAGAGAATgtttatgatgattattttttttttcttttcagaatCAACAATCTGTTActtctaaattctaataattGGTAGTCGTGGGCTAACAGTGTAACACCAAATAATTACGAGAATGAATGATATTGTGGAAGGAAAAGGGATCAGACATGCTAAAGGTCACACCGTCGTATTCAAACAAACTGTTCCTATCAAGGCCAATTCAACCCTTAGAAAAAGTATAGTTTTCTTATATACATCTCTGTCCTCAATCCAAAACGGAGGAAAATCGAATGACCAAGAATTTCGCAAAATAAACTGTGGTCTATGCAGCTGAGTGCGATGGGCACTTAGATTGCAACTTCACTCTATATAAAGCCAGGACCCATCTAgtgacatttttcttttctttcaaaactATTAATTTAGGGACTCTTTTTTGcctattatttaatttagtttcaAAATCATAGCAAGGTCAACAATTTTTTATGGCCATATTCTAAAACTCTACGTGCCGCTTTTTATCTGTTGGTCgctgaaatatatatttagttttcaaaaaaattcgaaatgttgattttaatccatataaaaatttaatatatttatcaaaagtagtgtaattttagttttttatatcaTCAAAGATTAAAAACACGAGTGTGGATAAATATGAATACTAAGAACATATAAAACCTCACAAAAACATATTCTGGTCATATTTATATAAAGATCATCAATCATTTAAAAGGCGAATTTGTTAGTGACAAGAAGATGATGACCAGAttaatatttcttctttttttctcttttaaatataGTAGTTGTTATAACTTTCTGACTGACTCTGAGCTGAGTGACCTTccatccataaaaaaaatagtagtagTAGGTAAAACCCAGCCCACCTTTGGGCCTTTGGATGCCTTTATAGTCAACCATCACCCGCCCCACTTAACCATTTTTTGACTTCAACCTTAATTAGCTCAGTACAATACTACCAATACACGTTGCCATTAACTCAACCCAACTTCCTTCCAAGATCACAAAAATTTCATCAACCcatgtataaataaaagaaaaaaataaatttaagccatataattatacataaacaataaaaaacaaaagttaattaataatcacaaaattatttaaaactacatatatttacttctttttttttactgagattaatcataaaaaacataatgactattttacattaataatattatagtgataaaaaaatttcctacatttattttttaatattactagatcTGCATTTTCTCCTGGTTAGTGGAAATGTCCACAACTCTTTTgcttatcattttaaattggatGGGGTGTGGACATTCATGGATTAAAGgtatgtttggatttttttgtgggaagattcaaaaatatatttgaaagtaaaaaattttgtttaaaatttcaattttggagaaataagacttaaaatatttttacaaactcGATCAGTTCAAACTTTAATCTAAACATATACTAAAACTGATATCTAATATTATAGTTTTTGTCAAGAACTCAACTGTGATGTTGAGAGGAATCACGAAACCATTGCTATCTATATCAAATTCTTCTCAAGAAATAGGAACCGAATgtccaaatttacaatttaggAAGACCCCTCTCAAGGGGGTTAAAAATCACACAAATGTATAACACAACACGAGACACAaccatttataattatataacctaaatttatattgattatattCTTAAAACAAGTACAAGAGAGAGGATGTCTACAGAAAGCTTTTTATgagaaagtgaaaaaatatttaccattaaatcatataataaattaattaccaatataaaatatatatttttatcatatttaaaccTCCTATAtctctttttcttccctttctcCTTTCATCAATATATCAATCTTACATCTCCACGCACGTAAAGCAGATAGATATCTTGTTatttgttaaaaagaaaaaccaaaccGCTTTTTCAAGTCAGTCATGAAataatatattcttaaaaaagaTGTATATTCTAGTATGTAGAGATATGCATATAGATTAATAATATTAGTAACTTTGAGCATTTAGCACTCCACTTTTGCTTTTGTTTCCACATTGATATATACCTTGTTCTTCCATCAACTTGGTGAGCTCCTTACGTAAATTCTCCACGAAGCAACCCTGAGCAGTGACCATAACCACACTCTCTCAAGTCTCTAGAGAGAAGCTACCAAACTCCACAACACATACCCAATTAGCTAACCCCTCTCACACTTACAGACCATGCCAAACGCAAACATGCTTCTCCTTTTCCTCTTCCTTCTGGCGCTCTTCTCAGCCATGACAACACCGTCAACCTCCGCGATCGACACCTTCATCTTTGCCGGCTGCTCCCAGCCCAAGTTCACGCCGGGTTCCGCCTACGAAAATACCGTCAACTCGCTCCTCACCTCTCTCGTCAACTCCGCCGCCTTCGCCAACTACAACAACTTCACCGTCCCCGCCTCCTCCGACGCCGTCTACGGCCTCTTCCAGTGCCGCGGCGACCTCACCAACGACCAGTGCTCTCGCTGCGTGTCGCGTGCGGTTACCCAGCTTGGCACCCTCTGCTTCGCCTCCTGTGGCGGCGCGTTGCAGGTCGACGGCTGTTTCGTCAAGTATGACAATGCCACCTTCATCGGAGTCGAGGACAAGACATTGGTCACCAAGAAATGTGGGCCGTCCGTTGGGTTGACCTCCGACGCGTTGACCCGGAGGGACGCTGTGCTGGCGTATTTGCAGACGTCCGATGGGGTTTATAAGACGTTCAGGACGAGCGGGTATGGGGATTTCCAGGGTGTGGCGCAGTGCACCGGGGATTTGAGTCCCAGCGAGTGCCAGGATTGTCTTTCTGATGCCATCCAACGGTTGAAAACCGAGTGCGGGCCCACTAACTGGGCCGATATTTACTTGGCTAAGTGCTACGCGCGCTACTCCGAAGGTGGGACTCGCTCGCGTGGTAATAATAATGGTAAGCCACTCTCCTCCCTCACCGTGCGCGCGCGCATTTCCTTATTTCCTTTGCTTCTGTCTTACACTAACCATTTCCTTTACTTTATATGTTTTACAAAAAATTCTcttttattctaattaatttattaatatggcTTAAATAGTTTTCAATTTCGCTTGCATGCTGTTACTTCCCACCTCAAAAAGGTACCCTGTTGTGTGTGGCAACGTGGCTGGAAACTCAATTTAGTCTagatacttcttcttcttccttttttggtTCTTGGTAAATATTTTGTGTGTTTTATTGTGTACTGTGTGCCACTGTTAAATTATGTTTCTGCAGGGAAAAAAGGGTGGTAGGTAAGAcatgtgttttttatttgattaaagaaattttaaaaattcaattttaattataatttttctttgtttaacaAGGAGAAAGTTAGTACTTGTGTGCAAGGCGTCTCTTGTTTGGAACGTATCAATTTTACGTCCTAGATCGGAAATTTCCATTACATATAGATTTTGTATGTCATGAGCATGAATGGATAATTGTCGCTGTTAACATTATACGTGTCAATGAACAATGATGGGTTCATTAGTTTGTTTTACGTGATCTAGTTATTTATTCAACATTTGGtgattatcataattaatttattctttctaGAAGGTTTgtatcttaattttatattttgcttCATTGCTCCAGTGCTCCTTTTACATTCtttattaaaagttattctCTAGGCTCTGCAAACGAGGAGAATAAAAAAGGAGATATGCAAAATTTTGCTTGATCTATATGATGATTTTGCCTCGTCAAAGTATTTGGATTGGATTGTCTTTGTGCCAGGCTAAATGTATATTATGtatatatgcttttttttttcttttttcttttttaccgaGTATATGTATGTATGCTAACATTCCAGTAACACCCTGTTTGCCGATGATGTGCCGCTTTGATTTGATGAAGAATCCTATGTATGGAAAAGTCAATCACGATCCATGAAATGATATTATCATTTGTCCTAATCCTTAATTAGCATGAACAGGATAAAAAAGCATATTACACTTAATACAATTTATGGATGTGCTGTTTAAAATAGGTTGGTTggtatcttaaaaaataaaataaataatacttctaatttatattatttaacttttttagtaaataaatctTTAATCTACTAAAATAAGTTCTCATAACATTACATATAACTGCAGTAACGCACGTGCGAAAAAAAATTCGGGGCATAACAAGTCCCGTAACACTAACCTAACTAAATTTCATTGTATCTACTATTACAACACTTATTTTAAACATTGAGAATGAGCATGAGAtgcttaattttcttaattaatttgaacaatgtagatgatagcaatcACAATGATGATGAGATCGAGAAGACACTCGCTATACTAATTGGACTCATTGCGGGGGTTGCTCTAATCATcgttttcctttccttcttgtCCAAGGTCTGCGAAAAGCACAAAGGTATGGTTTttgttatacatatatatatatatatgtattctcTTTAAGTAGTATTTGATTTGTCATTGTTACACTAATGCATCATCTCTTTTCTGAATTATGCAGGTGGtaaataaagaatataatatGTTCACAGTACTGAGATTGAACTTTTGCTTTTGCTTGTCTTTCGGTAGCTCTTTTGCTACTTAGTCCCTCAGTCTCAAATGTCCTTTTTGTAATCAATCGATCTTATTCTTATCTTTTAAGTTTCCTGCATAGTCCCCTTTATATAAAGAACACCAGCGAAGGTATAGATAGAAAGATGTTATGGAAAAAAAAGTTGTTCCATGAAACAAGTTACACAAGGCCAAGGGTTGCAATAAGGAGAAAAGGCTAGCTCAAAGATTCCACTCTCTAATGACCATTCGTTTTCTTGTCTAGTGTCCATCGATGTGTACAAATACTGAACACTTTAGTGAAAAGTGCAGCATGCATGCTTTGTGATAGCCTTTGATGGTTATAATTAGTTAGAGTTTTTACttactttttatattaaatcaCGATGAACAACTTTACTTTCGATCTGAAAAAGTGAGATTAAGAAAAGTTTGATAAAATTTCTGTCAAATCGGTGTCCCAGTTTGTTATCATTTGGGACTTATGACATGGTCATTTTGTCTATCGCTGATATTTCTTTACCCTGTGTGGCCATTATAATAATTTCAGATATGCTATGAGCTCATGCAAgtgttaatttataaattttgtttcttcatcttcttttaaTAAAAGGAAATTGTTGAATCAAAATATACAACCCGATGAAAAAGTACTCCCCTCCTGAATTCTCGATGAAGTTATATGATATGAGTTCAAAATTCATCATAGGATGGCAAATTTTGTACTTAGTCCCTTAACCCTGTTCTAGACCCAAAATCTCTGGCTCAGACCTTGATGCCAATGCTTATATCAATATGAAAGTCAGCACAGCACTGTTAATCTCAAGTTTCAACATTACAGTTTGAGACCTTTTCAAATTAAGTACATGGAtacccccttttttttcattgttttgacAGAtgtgtatcattttttttatatcaattgagAAGTcgttataatttttagttttactaATCGTTACTTAAGTATCTTCCTATCTCAATTACGGAAGCTAATCCTGAATGGCTTTTTATTAGCT belongs to Glycine soja cultivar W05 chromosome 5, ASM419377v2, whole genome shotgun sequence and includes:
- the LOC114413624 gene encoding plasmodesmata-located protein 6-like, which translates into the protein MPNANMLLLFLFLLALFSAMTTPSTSAIDTFIFAGCSQPKFTPGSAYENTVNSLLTSLVNSAAFANYNNFTVPASSDAVYGLFQCRGDLTNDQCSRCVSRAVTQLGTLCFASCGGALQVDGCFVKYDNATFIGVEDKTLVTKKCGPSVGLTSDALTRRDAVLAYLQTSDGVYKTFRTSGYGDFQGVAQCTGDLSPSECQDCLSDAIQRLKTECGPTNWADIYLAKCYARYSEGGTRSRGNNNDDSNHNDDEIEKTLAILIGLIAGVALIIVFLSFLSKVCEKHKGGK